AAAGAGGGTgaaaacacacacacacacaaaaaaaaaaaaaaaaatacatcgaATTTATTAAAGACCTGCTATTTTGATCACAAGAGTGAAAAACTGGAAGAAGAGAGGAGGTAGTGAAGGTAGCAGAGGAAACGATGGAGTTGGAATCCATTTTGGATTGTGGGAGAATAGGAGTATTGAAGATTCGCGGATTGTGCGAAATGAATAGAAGGGATGTGGCTATGGAGGTTGTTGTGGCTTAAGTCATCAAGAAGAAGCATGGCTAACACGTCAAGAGTTGGTTTTTGGTAATCATTTACTGCAGTTTCGCATACATCCAATTGGAATCATGGTGATTAAAAAGACTAGAGATTTCTCAATGCTCTGTTTTTAGTGCTTTTAAATAGTATATTATCAATTTTTCTTTAGTGCAGTACATTTataaactctctttctctcttcatacattaaaaattttgtaatttaatgtaacattataattttctaaaaagaaaaaaaaaaaaaaaaaagatgatttCCCAACGAGCAAACTGTGTAAAAGCCTCAAACTTTATTACTTTTTGTCTTTGTCTTTACGATTCTATTCGTGCACATTTCTCGATGCTACCTTTGTGGTGGAGGGTCcgagaattttaaattttaattttcacataatttctttttcttcttaatttgaGAAAATGATAAATTAGGATAAACAAATAAGCATGGTTCGCGACCTTTTAGAAAAGGTATCACATGCAAGTAAACAATGGAGCTTCCATTCTTTGCAAAGAAGACAAATGGATACCCAATTCCTTTATAGAAGCTAAAGACTAAaataaatactaataataatatccattgaaaattttttcattaaaatttagaatGTAAATAAAAAAGTATCATATCCACATCAATTATATAACCTTTTTATAGTAGAAAATTCACTTGTAAGATATTATTTAAGAACGAAAACTATTCGGTCAAAATAGATTATACTCTTATTTATCATCTTAATCGCCAAGCACAAAAAAGAAATGCAGCTGGATCAGGATTGACTTTTGATAAAACTCTAGAAgtagatttaaattttaaagttaacCCACTAAATTGGCCatctttttatgaaaatttatcaaTGACAAACTCTTGACAACAGTtgaatataaacaaataaatattttggCTCCTAATTCTTGcaaattttatagaaaaataaaaggtacAATTAATCTCTTCTTCAAGTGGCctaaaacaatataaatatgaCTTATGTCAGAATTCATGTTAGAATTATTGTTCCTTCAAGGAGATACACTCTTGGAATGCATGCTGGACTGagataattaatttcattaacaCAAATGCTAATACATACCATTTAATTGAGTATATAGTTTTTATTCTCTCAGTATATGAAAGGACCACAatgctttatttttaaaaaatagagagatcaTTCATATTGAATCTAGTTGTTTAAAAACAAAGAGGTTATTGTTTGCAACGAATTTCTTTCCTCCCATAATGaacttcttaattttaaaaggtTAAATTTTGAGTACAACAACTCAATATGAGTCATACCAccttttaattttgtaaaaataaactTTGATGGAGCAGTAAATTTGAACTGTTATTGCCATAACagtaaaaaatcaaaccaaatgtttactcttatttaaaattttaaaagcaagtttttactttttatagctactcttctcaaaaaaaaaataatttggtaTCATGTGGGCCATTGGCccacatattaaatattaaactgATAAAGACTTATACTTGATCTCAATCAAAAGACCGAAAAAGGTATGATTTTTTTGCCGTTTCAAATACCATTTTGTTGATCTTCCAGTTCTCTGTATCCTCTCTCTCCACCGATGTGGGAAATTGGTACTTTCCTTTCCAAGCTTATTATAATTGGtgtcttctttttctttgttttccaCGGGTTATCGAATAGAATTTTTCATGTTTAGAAGATTCCTTTTTGAGTGGTAAACCCTGTATGAGTTTCTCTTCCTCCCATTGAGATGGTCACATATTGGTTTAGCAGCGCTTGGGTTGCAGTTGTCTGGAAATAACTACTATTCGAAATTGGCGATTCTAATGGTCGTTCGATTTTACTTGCAAGCTAGTGGATAGTTTTTCTCTACATTCTTAGCACAAAAATATCTTTACTATCTTGCTCATATATATTGTTTGATGTTAGCTTTTGTCATTCAGCTTATTTTCCATCGATATAAAGGTATGCTTTTGTTTTACATTTTTCCGCAAACATTTTCTTGTCTCTGACTCTCTAGGAATTTTGGTTGCAGGAGATCCGAAAAGTATTACGTAATTTGCGGTTATCTATAACAGTCTTGTGATTATCgtcttacataactcatattaTCACtgtaagaaattttttaaaaacattcaTTGATAAACGAGTTATCAAcgtattattaatattaaaatattattaataaattataatttattattaaaaaaattctttgataaaattttatcaatgaatttttaagtatttcagtaatactaataaatttattaacggacttaaacttattaataaattaagaaaaaaataatttattaacatagtaaattttattattaatttaataaaatttaaaattatattattattgttactaaatttttaatttatgtctaatatttatgagaaataaataaaagtgaaaataagagaaaagaaaatgagagaaaatggtaaaaaagaaagaaaaaagagaaaaagaagaaatgataaaaaaaataaaaattatgaaaaaaatgaatgaaaataGAGTAAAAAAGtgattagagaaaaaaaaaagaaaaatgatgagagaagaaaataaatgaagagaaataataaaaaaaatagatagaaagagaatgatagaagaaaataatacgTGAGAAAATAATATGTATGAAAATTATaatggaaaataaaagaaaatgagaaagaggaaaaaaatgatggaaaagaaatggagaaagtgaaaggaaaattatggagaaaaatgaaaaaaaataataaaagaaggatgagaatgagagaaaaaaaaaaaaagatatgtgaggaaaataatagaaaaaaattatgagataagaagttgaaatgaaaaaaatataaaaaagtaaaattataaaaaaataataaaataaatggatgattaaagaaaataagatggtattatatttataaatgcgAATTAATAACAAATTCGTAATCTCTtactaaatttttgaaaaaaataatcttttttcttaagaaattatcaaataaatttgaaataggttaataacaaaaaaatataaatttaaaaaaaagctgaaattttatatgaattttattttaaatttattaataaattttattttaaatttattaacaaatttactAGCCGTATCCActgataaatttaatattttttatttattaatttaatgataaaatttaataataaatttttaaatttattaataactttttaatatattattaataaatttaaaattcattattaatttaaatactttttcaaatttattaataaattaaaatttaataataaatttattaataaatttaaaatgtgttaataaattttaacattaattattttatatatttataaattacaaaGATTTAAATCTGtgaataaattttaacattaattattttatatatttataaattacaaataaatttttaaatttattaataaatttatcaaagttattaataaattaaaatttattaataaaatgtgtTGATAATCTGAAATTTTGTTGTAGTGTATAGCAATTCTACACCCAGCTCGTCAacataattaaagttttaaatttcacAAAACATGTTGTAATTTATCCCTTGGAAAAACTTTAATTAGTTGTTTATTTTCATTCCTGAAGCACGTATGAATCTTTTGGTCCCTGTGATCTTGTTACTAAACTCACTGGATAGATAGTCGGATGATCATTTTCTTTAGATTTATCGATGGCATGTTGTAAGCTTTATCTTCGCAAGTATGAGGGTGTTGGTGGCATCTTATTGTTAGACTAGATGCATGCCTTTTCGTTGTtatgttattaataatttagatattaaattctataaaatattttaccaCTCAATTAAAAGTTACATAGTAATAGTATTGTgatttgaaattaatatattttaatattaatttagatTATTTAAGATAAGATTTTttgaaaaagttttttttatatatttttaaatttttataattttttattgtttgcgGAAAAtggataatttttaaaaacatttagagattttaatgataaaattttcttaatagTTGGTTGAAgatgaaggttttgagaaattagtaaaaaaaatctctaaaaaTCCTTTTTCAAACAAATCGAAAATCTTTTGAACACTAAAATTTCCACATTGGAGAGAGTACTAGGCCGAAATACAGTATGAGAAGGAAAAGGCCCAGTTACTGTAAGCACCTAGCTAACTCCGCAAAGGCCCAAACCAGTCCGTAAAATTGCGGAATATAGGATTCAGTTTAAAATGAGAAATGTAAGCCCCAGTGGAACCCACGCAAGCGAAGAGCCCACGTCAATGCGAGGGGCAGGGGCAGGGGAGGCGTGGTCCTGGCTGGGACTGGGACTTGTAgattatcaaatattttaaatttctagtGGCATCCCATCCCAACCGCTCTGCAGTGTTGCAACTTGCAAGCAAAGTCGTTGGTGAAAGATTTGCCCTTTATCTACTGGACTCAATCCAAAACATAGATTAGTTGAAACTGAAACTGCTAATTCATTTCAAACTACTTACCTTTCACGTTTATTTCTTCGAACTCAAGTTGAAGCAAAGTTATAAAATTGGATTGCTTCGTCAATTTTACTAAAATAATCACAACTCAAATGAAACATTTTATCTACTAAAATTGTTTTACAGGTAATTATTCAttcgactttttttttttcaattgaaatGGAAATGTCAGTTTACTTCATTCAAAATATTATTGcgcaagaaaatattttttatctttttgacGAGGGTGAACAGGTAAGATTTGTTTTGTCAAACTGATTTCCTTAAAGTAAAAGATGATTTGTTGGCCTGACTTCAGGGCTGGGCCTAAATATTAAAGGGCCATGTCTTTTCCGTTAAAGAATGCAGGCAAAAAGAGTTGGCATAGTTATCCAAAATTTAGAACGGACGGTGGAGATGATCTGAAACCAAAGAACCGTGAAACTGAAAGAGTCCTATCAAAAATGATTAGCCTGCTCCCAAAAAAGGAAGATGCTTTGGAATATCCTCTCTGCGAGTGACTTTAGCGTCTTCCTCCATATTCATATTTCTTAACCCAACCCCATAAATACGCTTGTCCTCACCTTTATCATTTCCTTCCTCAAccaccctctctctctctctctctctctctctctctctctctctctctcgcgtCACTTGCCGTTTCGCTTCCTTCCGAAACCGTCTTCTCCAAACTTAAGACTAATTGAGGATAAACGAATAACATGTGCGCTCACGCTTCGCAGCTCGACCAAGAGCAACTCATCGAGAAACTCGAGATCTTCAAGATCCATGGAAGAGATAAGCAGGGGCGTAAGATCCTTCGCATTATAGGCAAATTTTTCCCTGGTAGCCTctccttctctttttttttagcttcttttttctttttctgtttgcAATTGAAAGTTATGTTCGTGAATTTTGTTCGTGAATATATTTCTTGGTTGATTGTTAGCTCGGTTTCTGAGTTTGGATGTGCTAAAGAGTTACTTGGAGGAGAAGATCTATCCTCGCCTAGGGGATAAGCCGTTCTCTGTGTTGTATGTTCATACCGGAGTCCAAAGGAGCGAGAATTTTCCTGGAATCTCAGCCTTGCGATCTGTCTACGATGCTATACCGATCAACCTCAAGAACAATATCCGGGCCGTTTACTTCGTTCATCCAGGCTTACAGGCCAGGCTCTTCCTCGCCACCTTTGGCCGTCTTCTCTTCAGCGGCGGGTAAGGCGCATTTTAATATCTATCTGTGTTAAGCCTTTTGTTTACTTCTGATGAGGGCGGCTGTGGATTGTGTGTGGTAGGCTGTACGGGAAGCTGAAGTATATCAGCAGGACTGACTATCTGTGGGACCATGTAAGAAGGAATGAGATTGAGATTCCTGAATTTGTTTATGATCATGATGAGGATTTGGAGTACCGTCCGATGATGGATTATGGATTGGAAAGTGATCATCCTAGAGTATACGGTGCACCCACGATGGATTCTCCTGTGCCTGTGTACTCCATGAGGTGTATTTCGTAACGTGAAAAGATAAATTGAACGGAAAAAGGTTGGAGTTTGTTGTTGGAACATAAGCTTATAGAGATCGATTGGCGAGGTGCGCCTTATTTTATGGATATCAGACCTATGATCTGGCCGAGtgggagggagagggagagggagattGAACTAATGTACTTAGTTTTATATTGGGTGAGTTGTTAAGAGGAtaaatgtttatttttattcttcttgTTGGATTTCAAGTTGAATCCAGGGATGTCTCTTTCCTTGGTAAAAGGTATTTAAAAGAGAGGATTACATACACAACAATCcctataatttatttcatttgacAATTTATATGATTTGACTTAAGAGAGTCCATTTATCCTTAATATTTAACTAAGTCCCGTTAATTATTGGCTTAAGCCACATGCAAATGCTctctatataaaaattatttttttttctcaaaaatataaaacttaattaGGTTTCACTTGTTTTTCTTTTAGGATATAGTTATCTAGGTCTGACAATTATTGTCCTTCAATATCTATTATTGATTGGTTTCGATagggaattttaattttaattctggaaaaattaatattttagtatttatgacattataaatttatcaggtagttaattttaaaaatatattaattaatttttttaattttaaccataaaagatttaaaaaaaaaagtttaaaaatgttattaattattttttttatccctTGAGAGAACGTAGTTTTGAGAGGAAATTTGATAAGGGAGGGCAAAATTTTTTCACTCATGTCATGAAAAtgaacttaaaatttaatttaagccATAAATATGATagataaaagttaattaataaatacatttatatgattattggtgTCACATTCTATAGATATGATCCAACATGAAGCCATTCAGTTGGAATGCTGAAATTTGTAAAATCATTTCAGTATTTTTGTGTTCGGGGTCAACTGGATGGCAGTGCGTGAACCTGTGATTAAGGGTTTATATAGAAATAAATGTACATGTCTGGCTTAGACAATAAGGATAGTAATGGAAGTATAAAGGTTTGGTGTTGCAATAAGAGTTAAGAGGTTGGAAAAAGAAATTAGAATCCTTTTTGGAAGGGTATATATTCAAGAGATTGGAAAAACAAATtagaaatttatttgaaatggTATATATTTATAGTAAACTATTTCATACGAGTTATTATTAAtggataattaatttatttaatactaAGAGTTATATATATTACATAGAGTTATTATGGCGCacacattttaaatttatatgatcaTACGAAACGTcatctaaatattatttttttaaatactttagAGATtagactatttaatttttttttaaattctgaaCAGGTtaaaaatctttttcattttaatatttaattatttatcttcTAGtcgaattattataaattttatagatCATTGCTAATATAAATTACATATCAATATATGTTAGATTGCTTCTTTATAGAAAATGCAGATAACCTATCCGTTGGATGTTCTGATAAAAGTAGTTACTTGGACTACGATATCTCTGCATATATTAATAGCCAAAAACCTTAAAGAATACTTATATCCTTTGTCTTTGATTGAGCATCattctatatttattttataatttttttaaaaaaattaatttcctgAATATATGATGGTGTaatctaataatatattatccaAAGTTGGAATCTGAATTCCCTCTTTTGAGTATACacttaattgataaaaatatagttaTCCTTG
This is a stretch of genomic DNA from Manihot esculenta cultivar AM560-2 chromosome 2, M.esculenta_v8, whole genome shotgun sequence. It encodes these proteins:
- the LOC110605684 gene encoding rho GTPase-activating protein 1, with the protein product MCAHASQLDQEQLIEKLEIFKIHGRDKQGRKILRIIGKFFPARFLSLDVLKSYLEEKIYPRLGDKPFSVLYVHTGVQRSENFPGISALRSVYDAIPINLKNNIRAVYFVHPGLQARLFLATFGRLLFSGGLYGKLKYISRTDYLWDHVRRNEIEIPEFVYDHDEDLEYRPMMDYGLESDHPRVYGAPTMDSPVPVYSMRCIS